A single region of the Candidatus Cloacimonadota bacterium genome encodes:
- a CDS encoding manganese efflux pump MntP family protein, whose translation MDFITIFVIAVGLAMDAFAVSIASGVTLKCFRAKPAFRVAIFFGGFQALMPVLGWLAGSTFHKYIQAFDHWVAFGLLVFIGGKMIYESFMITEAESKCNPNNIKTVFILAIATSIDALAVGLSFSVLNVAIIEPVIIIGIVTFILSLLGVYIGGKFGSLFENKIELIGGLVLIGIGIKILIEHLLFI comes from the coding sequence ATGGATTTTATAACAATATTCGTAATTGCAGTTGGACTGGCAATGGATGCTTTTGCAGTTTCCATAGCAAGTGGAGTTACGCTGAAATGCTTTCGGGCAAAACCGGCTTTTCGAGTTGCCATATTTTTTGGTGGATTTCAGGCATTAATGCCGGTTTTAGGCTGGTTGGCAGGTTCCACTTTTCACAAATACATTCAAGCATTCGATCATTGGGTTGCTTTTGGATTACTGGTATTCATTGGTGGTAAGATGATCTATGAATCATTCATGATAACAGAAGCAGAAAGTAAATGCAATCCGAATAATATAAAAACAGTATTTATTCTGGCTATTGCTACCAGCATCGATGCACTGGCAGTTGGTTTAAGCTTTTCCGTTTTAAATGTAGCAATTATTGAACCGGTTATAATTATCGGAATTGTTACTTTTATACTATCTTTGCTTGGTGTTTATATTGGTGGTAAATTCGGTTCTTTATTTGAAAATAAGATCGAGCTTATCGGAGGTCTTGTTTTAATCGGGATTGGTATCAAAATCCTTATCGAGCATCTGCTTTTTATATAA
- the leuS gene encoding leucine--tRNA ligase, translating into MEYPFAKIEKKWQNIWQKNKIFNASNNSDKKKYYVLSMFPYPSGALHMGHVSNYSIGDAIARYKLMQGFNVMQPMGYDAFGMPAENFAIQHNSHPKITTEENIEIMRKQFDMIGFGLDWDREVSTCRPDYYKWGQWFFKKMYENGLAYKKSSFVNWCDDCQTVLANEQVEEGKCWRCDSTVRQKELEQWFFKITKYADELLNFSGVIDWPQRVKTMQTNWIGKSFGTNIHFKLENADDIITVFTTRPDTIFGCSFMALPPEHPLVTRWLKDEPADSEFTRFCEKVINEDKITRSAEDTTKEGIFSGRFAINPVNGEKVQIWVTNYVLMDYGTGAVMAVPTHDQRDFEFARKYDIPMKIVIQNPDKSLILEEMTEAYIEPGTLVNSKQFDGMDSVESKKAISNWMQENGMGEETITYRLQDWGVSRQRYWGNPIPIIYCDKCGEVLVPDKDLPVLLPDNVELGKTTQNPLLSVPEWVNTTCPKCSGKAKRETDTMDTFVDSSWYFARYADADNEEMPFAKENADYWLPVDQYIGGIEHAVMHLMYARFFHKFMRDIGMVSCDEPFARLLTQGMVTKDGAKMSKSKGNVVDPQYIVDRYGADTVRVFMLFASPPDKDVEWSDEGVKGAFRFLNRVWRIFEDKIDLIKNNVIPGGVEGSISSPLKDLRFSTHHLIKKVREDIEERMHFNTAIAAIMEHLNKVYGINETEKLNDAEKVIFAEACAVIPRLLYFFAPHISEELWKMMGNETLVHEAGIPEYNPEYLVKDEVTYVIQVMGKLRGKIDVPVDMPQEEIKKMALEVENVQKYIEGKKVHKVIVVPKKLVSIVAK; encoded by the coding sequence ATGGAATATCCATTTGCAAAAATAGAAAAAAAATGGCAGAATATCTGGCAGAAAAATAAGATCTTTAATGCCAGCAACAATTCTGACAAGAAAAAATATTATGTATTGAGCATGTTTCCATATCCTTCGGGAGCTTTGCACATGGGACATGTATCCAATTATTCCATAGGTGATGCAATTGCGCGTTATAAATTGATGCAGGGATTCAATGTGATGCAGCCTATGGGTTATGATGCATTTGGAATGCCGGCAGAAAATTTTGCCATTCAGCATAATTCTCATCCCAAAATTACCACCGAAGAAAATATCGAAATAATGCGTAAACAATTTGATATGATCGGTTTTGGTTTGGATTGGGATCGTGAAGTTTCCACCTGTCGTCCTGATTATTACAAATGGGGACAGTGGTTTTTTAAGAAAATGTATGAAAACGGACTGGCTTACAAAAAAAGCAGTTTCGTGAATTGGTGCGATGATTGTCAGACAGTTCTGGCAAACGAACAGGTGGAAGAAGGCAAATGCTGGCGTTGTGACAGCACTGTTCGTCAAAAAGAATTGGAACAGTGGTTTTTTAAAATTACCAAATACGCCGATGAACTGCTGAATTTCAGCGGAGTGATCGATTGGCCACAGCGTGTGAAAACAATGCAGACCAATTGGATCGGTAAAAGTTTTGGAACGAATATTCATTTCAAGCTGGAAAATGCTGATGATATTATCACGGTTTTCACAACCAGACCCGATACGATATTTGGCTGTAGCTTTATGGCTTTACCTCCCGAACATCCTCTGGTTACACGCTGGCTCAAAGATGAACCGGCAGATTCGGAATTTACCAGGTTTTGCGAAAAGGTGATAAACGAAGATAAGATCACTCGCTCTGCTGAAGACACAACCAAAGAAGGTATTTTCAGTGGAAGATTTGCTATCAATCCCGTAAATGGTGAGAAAGTGCAGATTTGGGTAACCAATTACGTTTTGATGGATTATGGAACTGGAGCTGTGATGGCAGTTCCAACTCATGATCAACGTGATTTTGAATTTGCCCGGAAATATGACATTCCAATGAAAATCGTTATTCAAAATCCAGATAAAAGTCTGATTCTGGAAGAAATGACCGAAGCTTACATCGAGCCTGGAACATTGGTTAATTCCAAACAATTCGATGGCATGGACAGCGTTGAATCCAAAAAAGCGATTTCCAACTGGATGCAGGAAAATGGTATGGGTGAAGAAACGATTACTTATCGCCTGCAAGATTGGGGTGTAAGTCGTCAACGATATTGGGGAAATCCTATTCCAATAATTTATTGTGATAAATGCGGTGAAGTGCTGGTTCCTGATAAAGACTTGCCGGTATTGCTGCCGGATAATGTTGAATTAGGAAAAACTACTCAGAATCCACTTTTAAGCGTTCCTGAATGGGTAAATACAACCTGCCCGAAATGTAGTGGAAAGGCAAAACGCGAAACCGATACGATGGATACTTTCGTGGATAGTTCCTGGTATTTTGCCAGATATGCGGATGCTGATAATGAAGAAATGCCATTTGCCAAAGAAAATGCAGATTACTGGCTGCCGGTCGATCAATATATCGGTGGAATCGAGCATGCTGTGATGCACCTGATGTATGCTCGTTTCTTCCATAAATTCATGCGTGATATCGGAATGGTAAGTTGTGATGAACCTTTTGCCAGATTGCTCACGCAGGGAATGGTTACCAAAGACGGTGCCAAAATGAGTAAATCGAAAGGAAATGTGGTCGATCCGCAATACATCGTGGATCGTTATGGAGCAGACACTGTGCGCGTTTTCATGCTGTTTGCTTCTCCACCAGATAAAGATGTGGAATGGAGCGACGAAGGCGTGAAAGGTGCTTTCCGCTTCTTGAATCGCGTCTGGCGTATCTTTGAAGATAAAATCGATTTGATTAAAAATAATGTCATCCCAGGCGGAGTCGAAGGATCAATCTCTTCCCCACTCAAAGACCTGCGATTCAGCACGCATCACCTGATAAAAAAAGTGCGGGAAGACATTGAAGAACGCATGCATTTTAACACTGCGATCGCAGCCATTATGGAACATCTGAATAAAGTTTACGGAATCAATGAAACGGAAAAGCTGAACGATGCTGAAAAAGTAATTTTTGCTGAAGCCTGTGCTGTAATTCCGCGTTTGTTGTATTTCTTTGCTCCGCATATCAGTGAAGAGCTGTGGAAAATGATGGGAAATGAAACTTTGGTACATGAAGCCGGCATTCCTGAATATAATCCAGAATACCTGGTGAAAGACGAAGTTACTTACGTTATTCAGGTGATGGGAAAACTGCGCGGGAAGATCGATGTTCCTGTAGATATGCCGCAGGAGGAAATTAAAAAAATGGCCTTGGAAGTAGAAAACGTTCAAAAGTATATTGAGGGGAAAAAAGTACATAAAGTTATTGTGGTTCCCAAAAAACTGGTTAGTATCGTGGCGAAATAA
- a CDS encoding T9SS type A sorting domain-containing protein translates to MKKIYFSIILIIYSLLSSQETELTKMNDFNIAQTYGQMDNAIVDSGILYAISDYGLEIYQIGNNGDLTLLSQTPIPLGNSFTKKDDYVYVSASPMSYQFQSGNVYQIDVSDSVNPTIVQEIDFEYDTWPIKIYGNYLNVCCYDYANNSYHNYFYSLPDLVFVSHFQNLLNYSDKIGDTITARFDGYNQFTIFDLSDPTLPEIVGNGNISSYHQYNAQRIKAYNDTVYIASNSAEITLWDISDLNNWEYISQYDPDVDIFNDFSPLICDNYVFLAEFGYIEVIDVSDISNPVRLDYLSGTDANSILTTLINSNENLYLMTAFNGIQHITFIDDELRFEGNYANYYYSNRYKQIDNYLLAGSITHYIKGYDVSNPLNFVDLGELFTDYWSIFELSNNKLAMLKNDDYSYYVYDISDINSPIQTNQISCDFYNECCFDETDEESFYVLDLNNNLLKYNVSEPGTSSLLFTLDLPFTIEDWIIHDGYGYFLENISTFNQKIYVYQNLDSNQPVLFNSINNFVSNPNAEMKVKNDKLVIYNEFSYDYSPSISTKIFNLNNPTNPELNLELQAFGEPFLTDELIFVASGDECCVFENLGNSPEILEPISVFTDLSEINYIALNDFNNQKYVTLCQGSHNGVFSYEYTSSSCENEILLNNFKLSNYPNPFNPSTTISFNVLPSYDSASIEIYNIKGQKVKTFCHAELVEACGTINNYSVVWNGDDDNGKPVSSGVYLYQLKTDEKALTQKKCMLLK, encoded by the coding sequence ATGAAAAAAATATACTTTTCTATAATTCTGATCATTTATAGTTTACTTTCTTCACAGGAAACCGAGTTAACAAAAATGAACGATTTTAATATTGCACAAACCTATGGTCAAATGGATAATGCTATAGTGGATTCTGGTATTCTTTATGCTATTTCTGATTATGGATTGGAAATTTATCAAATAGGAAATAATGGTGATCTTACTTTGCTCTCACAAACTCCTATTCCTCTTGGTAACTCATTTACCAAAAAAGATGATTATGTTTATGTTTCAGCATCTCCTATGTCATACCAATTTCAATCAGGTAATGTTTATCAAATTGATGTTTCGGATAGTGTTAATCCAACAATAGTCCAAGAAATTGATTTTGAATATGATACGTGGCCAATAAAAATATATGGAAATTATCTTAATGTATGTTGTTATGACTATGCAAATAATAGTTATCATAATTATTTTTATAGTTTACCAGACTTGGTATTTGTATCTCATTTTCAAAATCTTCTAAATTATTCAGATAAAATAGGAGATACAATTACTGCCCGATTTGATGGTTATAATCAGTTCACAATTTTCGATCTATCAGATCCAACTCTACCAGAAATTGTAGGGAATGGAAATATTTCATCCTATCATCAATATAATGCGCAAAGAATTAAAGCTTATAATGATACAGTATACATAGCATCAAATAGTGCGGAAATTACTCTTTGGGATATAAGTGATCTTAATAATTGGGAATATATTTCTCAATACGATCCTGATGTGGACATATTTAATGACTTTAGTCCACTGATATGTGATAATTATGTTTTCTTAGCTGAATTTGGTTATATTGAAGTTATCGATGTTTCAGATATTTCGAATCCTGTTCGACTTGATTATTTATCCGGTACAGATGCAAATTCAATCTTAACTACTTTGATAAATAGTAATGAAAATTTATATTTAATGACAGCTTTTAATGGTATTCAACATATCACATTTATTGATGATGAGTTAAGATTTGAAGGTAACTATGCTAATTATTATTATTCTAATAGATATAAACAGATAGATAATTATTTACTCGCAGGTTCAATTACACATTATATAAAAGGCTATGACGTTTCTAATCCACTAAACTTTGTTGATTTGGGTGAGTTATTTACTGATTATTGGAGCATTTTTGAGCTTTCAAATAATAAATTAGCTATGCTGAAAAATGATGACTATAGTTATTATGTTTATGATATTTCTGATATAAACTCCCCTATCCAAACTAACCAGATCAGCTGCGATTTTTATAATGAATGCTGTTTTGATGAAACAGATGAGGAATCTTTTTATGTTTTAGACCTTAACAATAATCTGTTGAAGTATAACGTTTCTGAACCCGGTACAAGTAGTTTACTTTTTACTCTTGATCTTCCATTTACTATCGAAGATTGGATAATCCATGACGGTTATGGTTATTTTTTGGAAAATATTAGTACTTTTAATCAAAAAATTTATGTTTATCAAAATCTGGATAGTAACCAACCAGTATTATTTAATTCAATAAACAATTTTGTCTCCAATCCTAATGCTGAAATGAAAGTGAAGAATGATAAATTGGTAATATATAACGAATTTTCTTATGATTATTCTCCATCTATTTCAACAAAGATATTTAATCTAAACAATCCTACCAATCCTGAATTAAATTTAGAATTGCAAGCTTTTGGAGAGCCATTTCTTACTGATGAATTGATATTTGTAGCATCTGGTGACGAATGTTGTGTTTTTGAAAATCTAGGGAATTCACCCGAAATACTTGAACCAATCTCAGTTTTTACTGATTTATCAGAAATTAATTATATTGCATTAAATGATTTCAATAACCAAAAGTACGTAACTTTATGCCAAGGTTCTCATAATGGAGTTTTCAGTTATGAATACACCTCCTCTTCCTGTGAAAATGAAATACTACTTAATAATTTCAAGCTTTCCAACTACCCCAACCCTTTTAATCCTTCAACTACAATAAGTTTCAACGTATTGCCGAGCTACGATTCTGCAAGCATTGAAATTTACAACATAAAAGGACAGAAAGTAAAAACATTCTGTCATGCTGAGCTTGTCGAAGCATGTGGCACGATAAATAATTATTCTGTCGTCTGGAACGGAGATGATGATAACGGAAAACCTGTTTCGAGTGGAGTTTATTTATACCAACTTAAAACCGATGAAAAAGCTTTAACACAAAAGAAGTGTATGCTGTTGAAATAA
- a CDS encoding T9SS type A sorting domain-containing protein, whose product MKTNIIIIIFIMIFLSSLNGQTIDWSWLETTGSIYLDYGKSIEVTDDAIYVYGAFYQTTPFGSIELTSNGQQDIFVGKMDLLGNWIWAVSAGGTYDDKPYDITIDDDHNIYIIGYFYESIDFGSDHLESQDSKDIFITKLDNNGNWIWAVSAGGEGNDIGESIAVDSENDVYITGSFWETISFGDTNFISSGADDFFVSKLNSSGEWIWAQHGSGQFNDSGSAVDISNNNIFITGGFNGPTSFGPITLNGDGWDDIFVIKLDQEGEIQLYNEIESSTQSMAYSSSIFCSFDGSIILTGKFNESLYFGDPQLTLSTNGDYDTFVVKLNEAFICEWSASAGGAGEDYGNSLSCDSAGNVWITGIFSEAAEFGNLQLVSNGNEDIFVSMLNNYGEWILAEKAGGLGEDISYGIDLNADNEIVLTGSFKETATFGPLSATSNGNSDLFVCMINQLTSINENLVNPSFNLINFPNPFNPSTTISFNLLPSYDSASIEIYNIKGQRVKTFCHAELVEACGTINNYSVVWNGTDEDKNPVSSGIYFARFKTGNEEASCKMLLLK is encoded by the coding sequence ATGAAAACTAATATTATCATTATTATTTTTATTATGATATTTTTGAGCAGTCTAAATGGACAAACAATCGATTGGAGTTGGTTAGAAACAACTGGTTCCATATACTTGGATTATGGCAAAAGTATTGAAGTTACAGATGATGCTATCTATGTTTATGGTGCTTTCTATCAGACTACACCTTTTGGTTCGATCGAACTTACAAGTAATGGACAGCAAGATATTTTTGTCGGCAAAATGGATTTACTTGGGAACTGGATTTGGGCAGTTTCTGCTGGAGGAACATATGATGATAAACCTTATGATATAACCATAGATGATGATCATAATATTTATATAATAGGATATTTCTATGAATCAATTGATTTCGGCTCGGATCATCTGGAAAGCCAGGATAGCAAAGATATTTTTATCACCAAACTCGATAATAATGGAAACTGGATTTGGGCAGTTAGTGCTGGAGGTGAAGGAAACGATATTGGTGAATCAATTGCGGTAGATTCCGAAAACGATGTTTATATTACAGGTAGTTTCTGGGAGACAATATCATTCGGAGATACAAATTTCATTAGCTCAGGTGCAGATGATTTTTTTGTTTCAAAATTGAATTCCAGTGGTGAATGGATTTGGGCACAACATGGTTCGGGACAATTTAATGATAGTGGCAGTGCTGTAGATATATCTAATAATAATATTTTCATAACTGGGGGATTCAATGGTCCGACAAGTTTTGGGCCAATAACCTTAAACGGTGATGGTTGGGATGATATTTTTGTAATTAAACTTGATCAAGAAGGAGAAATTCAACTATATAACGAAATCGAAAGTAGTACCCAATCAATGGCTTATTCTAGTTCAATTTTTTGTTCTTTTGACGGTTCGATAATTTTAACAGGTAAATTCAATGAATCTTTATATTTTGGAGATCCTCAATTAACTTTATCAACTAATGGAGATTATGATACATTTGTAGTCAAGCTTAACGAAGCTTTTATATGTGAATGGTCTGCAAGTGCTGGTGGAGCTGGAGAAGATTATGGGAATTCTCTTTCTTGTGACTCAGCAGGAAATGTTTGGATTACAGGTATTTTTTCAGAGGCAGCAGAGTTTGGAAATTTACAGCTCGTAAGTAATGGAAATGAAGATATTTTTGTCTCGATGTTAAATAACTATGGAGAATGGATCTTAGCTGAAAAAGCTGGTGGTTTAGGTGAAGATATTTCTTATGGAATAGATTTAAATGCTGACAATGAGATTGTACTTACTGGTAGTTTTAAAGAAACAGCTACATTTGGCCCATTGTCAGCAACAAGCAATGGTAACTCAGATCTATTTGTATGTATGATCAATCAGCTAACTTCAATTAACGAGAATCTTGTAAATCCTTCTTTTAATCTAATCAATTTCCCCAACCCTTTCAATCCTTCAACCACAATCAGCTTCAACTTATTGCCAAGCTACGATTCTGCAAGCATTGAAATTTACAACATAAAAGGACAGAGAGTAAAAACATTCTGTCATGCTGAGCTTGTCGAAGCATGTGGCACGATAAATAATTATTCTGTCGTCTGGAATGGAACCGATGAGGACAAGAATCCCGTTTCCAGCGGAATTTACTTTGCCAGATTTAAAACTGGAAATGAAGAAGCAAGCTGTAAAATGTTACTGTTAAAATAA
- a CDS encoding NAD(P)/FAD-dependent oxidoreductase, whose translation MHYDVMVIGGGAAGMMAAGFAAKSGKRTILIEKNPVLGKKLLITGKGRCNITNYCDVHELVENIPINGKFLINTFYQFNSYDTISFFSDLGLEVKIERGNRVFPASDKAKDVVQVLIKYIHKNKVEVLHTAVESVMKFGSLFAAKLINGEVVRAEKLIIATGGKSYPGTGSTGDGYKFAREFGHKLTRFKPSLVPIEAKQFVKPCEWSQTFTMVGEKHSTIGEDSQKKPFARSIRIPALKDLGLKNVKIRIIDRNSKIVYEDFGEMEFTNYGVTGPIILSASSHLRKIEDHILSIDLKPALSEEKLDLRLQREFQNNSNKQFKTILKNLLPIKMIPVFNILLNIPENKKGAEITKPERSNLLYLLKNFQIELEKFRPIQEAIITSGGVNVKEIDPKTMESKLVPGLFFAGEILDCDAYTGGFNLQIAWSTGFVAGNST comes from the coding sequence ATGCATTACGATGTAATGGTGATCGGAGGTGGAGCAGCTGGTATGATGGCTGCAGGTTTTGCAGCTAAAAGCGGCAAAAGAACGATCCTGATAGAAAAAAATCCGGTTTTGGGAAAGAAACTGCTTATAACCGGAAAAGGCCGTTGCAATATTACAAATTACTGCGATGTTCACGAACTCGTCGAAAACATTCCGATCAACGGAAAATTCCTCATCAATACTTTTTATCAATTCAATTCTTACGATACAATTTCTTTTTTTTCCGATCTGGGTCTGGAAGTGAAAATAGAAAGAGGAAATCGTGTGTTTCCTGCCAGTGATAAAGCAAAAGATGTTGTTCAGGTTCTCATCAAATATATTCACAAAAATAAAGTTGAAGTTCTGCATACAGCAGTAGAATCAGTCATGAAATTCGGTAGTTTATTTGCTGCTAAATTGATAAATGGGGAAGTGGTTCGAGCTGAAAAACTGATCATTGCTACCGGCGGTAAATCTTATCCCGGAACTGGTTCCACAGGAGATGGCTACAAATTTGCACGAGAATTCGGTCACAAACTAACTCGTTTCAAACCATCATTAGTTCCAATCGAAGCAAAGCAATTTGTAAAACCTTGCGAATGGTCACAGACCTTCACAATGGTTGGAGAAAAACATTCGACAATTGGGGAGGATTCTCAAAAGAAACCATTCGCAAGGTCGATTCGCATTCCCGCCTTAAAGGATTTAGGTTTAAAGAACGTAAAAATTAGAATAATCGATAGAAACAGCAAAATAGTTTATGAAGATTTTGGTGAGATGGAATTTACAAATTATGGAGTTACAGGACCGATAATTTTATCTGCATCATCACATCTTAGAAAAATTGAAGATCATATTTTAAGCATAGATTTGAAACCAGCATTAAGCGAAGAAAAGCTTGATTTAAGACTGCAGAGAGAATTCCAGAATAATTCCAATAAACAATTCAAAACTATTTTAAAGAATCTGTTGCCAATCAAAATGATTCCTGTTTTCAATATTTTGCTGAACATTCCCGAAAATAAAAAAGGTGCAGAAATTACCAAACCGGAAAGAAGTAATTTATTGTATCTTCTCAAGAATTTCCAGATTGAATTAGAGAAATTCCGCCCCATTCAGGAAGCGATCATTACCAGTGGTGGTGTAAATGTAAAAGAGATCGATCCCAAAACGATGGAATCAAAACTGGTTCCTGGTTTGTTTTTTGCCGGAGAAATCTTGGATTGCGATGCCTATACTGGTGGATTTAATCTGCAAATTGCCTGGAGTACAGGATTTGTGGCAGGGAATTCCACTTAA